The following coding sequences are from one Bufo bufo chromosome 2, aBufBuf1.1, whole genome shotgun sequence window:
- the LOC120991842 gene encoding vomeronasal type-1 receptor 96-like — translation MILSAPDIVSLTVYFSALFGTIANLVLIFAFVSNAFKNKVFQPLDKIIVNMAVVNLLLCFYKEIPGLLILFNAKVFGPAGCRFLLYFYHTLRLISIWSVENLSFLHLIKIRRPGHSWSKFIHRHQAQYVNWSLAGCWVISITFHTPYLLYPESLDFRNKTNCIGPSQSELLKVLTYATVSVDFLLIILVVLLNWFIIDLICRHRRQVRDTMTIRQGWNKHTAQATKILLSLLLLYVICWISSDVAWIAVVSGLMQDDYESDMLSAIYGVLSSIYYSVSSCIMVFGYRQVKDYLAEAGNCCRMGRTPATVQTLEQQQ, via the coding sequence ATGATATTAAGTGCCCCAGATATTGTTTcactcactgtttatttttctgctcTTTTCGGGACAATTGCAAATTTGGTTCTTATCTTCGCCTTTGTGAGCAATGCCTTCAAAAACAAAGTGTTTCAACCTCTGGATAAGATTATTGTGAACATGGCCGTGGTCAACCTTCTGTTGTGCTTTTACAAGGAGATCCCTGGGCTCCTCATCTTGTTCAATGCCAAAGTATTTGGACCGGCAGGTTGTAGGTTCTTGCTTTACTTTTACCACACTCTTCGGTTGATCAGCATATGGTCAGTGGAGAATCTCAGCTTCCTTCATCTAATCAAGATAAGAAGACCTGGCCATAGTTGGTCAAAGTTTATCCACCGTCACCAAGCGCAGTATGTCAACTGGTCACTGGCTGGATGTTGGGTCATCAGCATCACTTTCCATACGCCTTACCTTCTATACCCAGAGTCCTTGGATTTTCGTAATAAGACCAACTGCATCGGGCCATCCCAAAGTGAACTGTTGAAGGTCCTCACTTATGCCACGGTGAGTGTGGACTTCTTGTTGATCATCTTGGTAGTTCTTCTAAACTGGTTTATAATAGACTTAATATGTAGGCACCGGAGGCAAGTTAGGGACACCATGACCATAAGACAAGGCTGGaacaagcacacggcgcaggcaacAAAGATACTGCTGTCCCTCCTGTTGTTATACGTCATCTGCTGGATCTCCAGCGATGTGGCATGGATAGCCGTAGTCTCTGGGCTAATGCAGGATGACTATGAAAGTGACATGCTCTCGGCTATTTATGGCGTCCTCTCCTCCATATACTACTCAGTCAGTTCCTGTATTATGGTCTTTGGCTACAGACAAGTGAAAGACTACTTAGCCGAAGCTGGAAACTGCTGTCGAATGGGAAGAACTCCAGCGACGGTCCAGACTCTGGAACAGCAGCAATGA